One genomic window of Nicotiana sylvestris chromosome 10, ASM39365v2, whole genome shotgun sequence includes the following:
- the LOC138879458 gene encoding uncharacterized protein: MDILYQQVVSIARTVEGMLTWDREEREAKRSRKLGHYFGARALTAVRHGMGYVSCPDHSSLLAANGILAPPRLQEPYYAPPVSSMPPVQGLPQLEWRGTLDYSPNRVISFLRAQRMVEKGCDAYLAYVRDVSIDTPAVESVPVVRDFPNVFPTNLSGMALDRDIDFGINLLSGTQTISILPYRMAPPELKEQLQELLDKGFIRPNVSSWGAQILFVKENDDSMRMCIDYCQLNKVTMKNWRLIARGTLFIGCHENVSGLEAALLVEEEEERHSGVYCSMPKFPAEFGGSWDQFLPLRSLPTTTVISPTFRWHHMRLLYGRRYRSLMGWFELGEAKLLGTGLVQDALEKAKVIQDSLRTAQSRHKSYADRKVGDIAFMVGERILLRVCPMKGVMRFRKRGKPSPRFIGPFEVLRRVGKVSYELALPPSLARVHLVFHVSMLRRYHINLSHVLDFSSVQMDTDLSYVEELVAI, from the exons atggatatcctgtatcagcaggtggtgagtattgctaggacaGTGGAGGGCATGCTTACTTGggatagggaggagagagaggccaagaggtctcgaaagttgggccattattttggtgcccgtgccctaactgcagttcgtcatggtatgGGCTATGTGAGTTGCCCCGATCATTCATCTCTTCTAGCCGCCAatggtattctagctcctcctagacttcaggagccttattatgcacctccagtatctagtatGCCTCCTGTACAGG GTTTACCAcaattagagtggaggggtaccttagattataGTCCTAACAGAGTGATTTCATTCCTTAgagctcaacgaatggttgagaaggggtgtgatgcgtatctagcctatgtgagagatgttagtattgatacccctgcAGTTGAGTCAgtcccagtagtgagggatttccctaatGTGTTTCCAACTAATCTTTCGGGCATGGCGctcgacagagatattgattttggcattaatttgttgtcgggcactcagacCATCTCTATTCTTCCTTaccgtatggcccctcctgagttgaaggaacagttacaggaattgcttgataagggcttcattcggcccAATGTGTCATCTTGGGGTGCTCAAATCTTGTTTGTGAAGGAAAATGATgattctatgcgtatgtgcattgattattgccagttgaacaaagttacaatgaagaactg gaggctcatagctcgtggTACTCTATTTATTGGGTGCCATGAAAATGTATCAGgtcttgaggcagcattattggtggaggaggaggaagaaagacatagtggagtatatTGCTCAATGCCTAAATTtccagcag AGTTTGgtggttcttgggatcagttcttgccactgcggagtttgcctacaacaacagttatcagtccaacattcagatggcaccatatgaggctcttgtatggtaggcggtatcggtCCCTAATGGGTTGGTTCGAGCTAGGCGAGGCCAAATTATTGGGTACAggcttggttcaggatgccttggagaaggctaaggtgattcaggatagccttcgcacagcccagtccagacataaGAGTTATGCAGACAGGAAGGTTGGCGatattgcattcatggttggagagcggatCTTACTCCGGGTTtgtcctatgaagggcgttatgaggttcaGAAAGAGGGGAAAGccgagcccaaggtttattggtccatttgaggtgttgcggCGAGTTGGGAAAGTTTcgtatgagcttgctttacctcccagcctagcaagagttcatctggtatttcatgtttcgatgctccggaggtatcacatcAATCTgtctcacgtgttggatttcagctcagtccaaaTGGACacggatctatcttatgttgaggagctagtggctatttaG